One segment of Methylotuvimicrobium sp. KM2 DNA contains the following:
- a CDS encoding YtoQ family protein encodes MAYTIYLSGETHTDWRDQIIQGIENNDLDIEVLGPITDLNISENIGSEILGPEENNFWRDHKSAKINALRNNHYLGQADLVVVRFGEKYKQWEAAFDAGLAIGMGIPIVVMHDPELTHALKEIDATALAVTQDSLQVIEILKYVTRQ; translated from the coding sequence ATGGCTTATACAATATATTTATCCGGTGAAACGCATACCGATTGGCGCGACCAAATCATTCAGGGCATCGAAAACAACGATCTGGACATCGAGGTACTCGGGCCGATTACCGACCTTAACATCAGTGAAAACATCGGATCTGAAATCTTGGGTCCGGAAGAAAACAATTTCTGGCGCGATCATAAAAGCGCTAAGATCAACGCACTGCGCAATAATCATTATCTCGGTCAAGCCGACCTGGTCGTCGTCCGTTTCGGAGAAAAATACAAACAATGGGAAGCGGCATTCGATGCCGGCCTTGCGATAGGCATGGGCATTCCTATCGTCGTGATGCATGATCCCGAACTTACCCACGCCCTGAAAGAAATCGACGCGACCGCCCTTGCTGTCACACAAGATTCGCTGCAAGTGATCGAAATTCTCAAATACGTTACCCGGCAATGA
- a CDS encoding DUF1820 family protein: MSEKLIYKVVFVNQDQVYEIYAKNVYQGDLYGFIVVEDFVFGEKSAIVIDPSEERLRMEFEGVNRSFIPMHEIIRIDQVKKRGVAKIIAQTDSGKSSGKVSTLYSPDKK; the protein is encoded by the coding sequence ATGTCGGAAAAACTTATTTATAAGGTCGTGTTTGTTAACCAGGATCAAGTTTACGAGATTTATGCTAAAAACGTATACCAAGGAGATCTTTACGGTTTTATTGTGGTTGAGGATTTTGTGTTCGGCGAAAAAAGCGCGATTGTGATTGATCCTTCAGAGGAGAGGCTCAGAATGGAATTCGAGGGTGTCAATCGTTCATTCATTCCGATGCACGAAATTATCAGAATCGATCAAGTCAAAAAACGGGGGGTGGCTAAGATCATTGCACAGACGGACTCCGGAAAGTCTTCGGGAAAAGTTTCGACGCTGTATTCCCCAGATAAAAAATAA
- a CDS encoding ClpXP protease specificity-enhancing factor produces the protein MTSLKPYLIRSIYEWILDNELTPHLLVDAEYEGTVLPGNFVEDGRIVLNINPPAIQGLTLGNEDIEFNARFSGKPMHILVPMPAVMAIYAKENGKGMIFDREEDSGDDEPPPEKKPTRPQLRVVK, from the coding sequence ATGACATCTTTAAAACCCTATTTAATCCGTTCGATCTACGAATGGATCTTAGACAACGAACTTACGCCGCATCTATTAGTCGACGCCGAATACGAAGGCACGGTTTTGCCTGGTAATTTTGTCGAGGACGGTAGAATCGTACTCAACATTAATCCGCCGGCAATACAAGGACTTACTCTGGGAAATGAAGACATAGAGTTCAACGCCCGCTTCAGCGGCAAACCCATGCACATCCTCGTGCCTATGCCAGCAGTGATGGCCATTTACGCCAAGGAAAACGGCAAAGGGATGATTTTCGATCGTGAAGAAGACTCGGGCGATGATGAGCCGCCACCGGAAAAAAAACCGACTCGCCCGCAATTGCGCGTCGTTAAATAG
- a CDS encoding glutathione S-transferase N-terminal domain-containing protein, which yields MTLFSSPTCAMSHGARLVLHEKAIAADIEYYDINQPPEDLLEFNPTGTSPTLLERGLVLYDARIIMEYLDERFPHPPLHQMDPVSRANARMIIKRIDQDWYELMNEIIHSGEKKSARAKKLLKESLLSAAPVFEARPFFMSDEFSLIDCVMAPLLWRLPILGIETATTGEGLKNYANRLFRRPAFALSLSSSEKEMNEIPK from the coding sequence ATGACTCTTTTTTCATCTCCGACATGCGCGATGAGCCACGGCGCCCGATTGGTTCTTCATGAGAAAGCCATTGCGGCGGACATTGAATATTATGACATCAACCAACCGCCTGAGGACTTACTGGAGTTCAATCCAACAGGAACTTCGCCAACCTTGCTGGAACGCGGGCTAGTCCTGTACGATGCGCGCATAATCATGGAGTATTTGGATGAGCGGTTCCCGCACCCCCCTCTCCATCAAATGGACCCTGTTTCCAGGGCCAACGCCCGAATGATCATCAAACGTATCGATCAAGACTGGTACGAACTGATGAATGAAATCATTCATTCCGGCGAAAAAAAATCGGCTCGAGCCAAAAAACTGCTCAAGGAAAGCCTGCTTTCCGCGGCCCCGGTATTCGAAGCGCGTCCTTTTTTCATGAGCGACGAATTTTCATTAATCGATTGTGTGATGGCTCCGCTCTTATGGCGCCTACCTATTCTCGGCATTGAAACCGCAACGACCGGCGAAGGATTAAAAAACTACGCCAATCGCTTATTCCGCAGACCGGCTTTCGCACTCAGTTTAAGCAGCTCCGAAAAAGAAATGAACGAAATCCCGAAATGA
- a CDS encoding cytochrome c1 translates to MKRLLNTLILLSLPFGVFAGGGVELQSADFDLSDKSSLQRGAKHFVTYCLGCHSAKHIRYLRIALDFDIEKDKVLKDIAPEGANIYDKMNSAMNAHDAEKWFGIMPPDLSLISRSRGPDWLYSYLKGFYSDSSKPLGVNNVVFPDVGMPNVLWQLQGEQKPVFKKDGDQQVIDKLVTEIPGQLPEKDFDRMINDLVNFLVYVGEPGQLERRSMGKYVLFFIFMIFILAYLLKREYWKDIH, encoded by the coding sequence ATGAAAAGACTACTCAATACCTTGATACTGTTGTCGCTGCCTTTCGGCGTTTTCGCCGGTGGCGGCGTCGAACTCCAGAGCGCGGATTTCGACCTCAGCGATAAAAGCTCCTTGCAGCGCGGCGCGAAACATTTTGTGACTTATTGTTTAGGGTGCCATTCTGCAAAACACATTCGATACCTCAGGATAGCGCTCGACTTCGATATCGAAAAAGATAAAGTGCTCAAAGATATCGCCCCCGAAGGCGCCAATATCTACGACAAAATGAATTCGGCGATGAACGCCCATGACGCCGAAAAATGGTTCGGTATCATGCCGCCCGACTTATCACTGATTTCACGGTCACGCGGACCGGATTGGCTTTACAGTTACTTGAAAGGCTTTTATTCCGACTCCTCCAAGCCTCTCGGCGTCAATAATGTCGTTTTTCCGGATGTTGGCATGCCGAACGTTTTATGGCAATTACAAGGCGAACAAAAACCGGTTTTCAAAAAAGACGGCGACCAACAAGTCATCGACAAACTGGTTACCGAAATTCCCGGACAACTTCCGGAAAAAGATTTTGATCGCATGATTAACGACCTAGTCAATTTCCTTGTTTACGTTGGAGAGCCTGGACAGCTCGAGCGGCGAAGCATGGGCAAATATGTTTTGTTTTTCATTTTCATGATTTTCATACTTGCCTATCTATTGAAACGCGAGTATTGGAAGGACATTCATTAA
- a CDS encoding cytochrome bc complex cytochrome b subunit → MKTNRWTDCGNWILDRFPLTKFWNEHMAHYYAPKNFNFWYFFGSLALLVLVNQFVTGILLTMNYKPDAKLAFDSVEYIMREVNWGWLIRYMHSTGASAFFIVIYLHMFRGLLYGSFKQPRELIWIFGMLLFVALMAEAFMGYLLPWGQMSYWGAQVIISLFSAIPVVGEELSLWIRGDYVVSDATLNRFFAFHVIAVPLVLVLLVLLHIIALHEVGSNNPDGVDIKKNKDANGIPLDGIPFHPYYTVKDLVGFAVFMFFFAVVIFYMPEMGGFFLEHANFIPADPLKTPEHIAPVWYFTPFYAILRAVPDKFAGVIAMGGAIVVLFLLPWLDRSEVRSIRYRGGIYKKALLLFVISFIGLGYLGTQPATPGATAVARVLTAIYFGFFLLMPIYTRWEKTKPVPDRLTEQPSLEDRIPDLVDTFNEVTVKTEGKSGLFSRKLNYQGLSAVSIRFLKRIKGSLD, encoded by the coding sequence ATGAAAACGAACCGCTGGACTGATTGTGGCAACTGGATACTAGATCGTTTTCCGCTAACTAAGTTCTGGAACGAACATATGGCGCATTATTATGCGCCCAAGAATTTTAACTTTTGGTATTTTTTCGGCTCGCTCGCCTTGCTGGTGTTAGTCAATCAATTCGTCACCGGCATCTTGCTGACGATGAACTATAAACCGGACGCCAAATTAGCGTTCGATTCGGTCGAATACATCATGCGCGAAGTCAATTGGGGCTGGTTAATCCGCTACATGCACTCGACCGGTGCTTCGGCATTTTTCATCGTGATCTATCTGCATATGTTTAGGGGCTTACTATACGGCTCTTTTAAACAGCCTCGCGAACTGATCTGGATATTCGGCATGCTGCTGTTTGTCGCTTTGATGGCCGAAGCGTTCATGGGCTACTTGCTTCCTTGGGGGCAAATGTCTTATTGGGGAGCCCAGGTCATCATTTCGCTATTCAGCGCGATCCCTGTCGTCGGAGAAGAGCTCTCATTATGGATCAGGGGCGACTATGTCGTATCCGATGCAACATTGAACCGATTCTTTGCATTTCACGTCATCGCAGTACCTTTGGTTCTGGTATTGCTGGTATTACTGCATATCATCGCGTTACACGAAGTCGGCTCGAATAACCCGGACGGCGTCGACATCAAAAAAAATAAGGACGCCAACGGCATACCATTGGACGGCATTCCATTCCACCCTTACTACACTGTCAAGGACTTGGTCGGCTTCGCGGTCTTCATGTTCTTTTTTGCAGTCGTTATTTTTTATATGCCGGAGATGGGAGGATTCTTCCTCGAACACGCCAACTTCATACCTGCCGACCCATTGAAAACGCCGGAACACATCGCTCCGGTCTGGTATTTCACCCCCTTCTACGCGATTCTGCGCGCGGTTCCGGATAAGTTTGCCGGCGTCATTGCGATGGGCGGAGCCATTGTTGTGCTGTTTCTATTGCCATGGCTGGACCGCAGCGAAGTCAGATCCATCCGTTATCGCGGCGGCATCTATAAAAAAGCGCTTCTACTTTTCGTAATTAGCTTTATCGGTTTAGGCTATCTGGGCACTCAGCCTGCAACGCCCGGCGCTACCGCCGTCGCCCGCGTTTTGACGGCGATTTATTTCGGCTTTTTCCTATTGATGCCAATCTATACTCGCTGGGAAAAAACCAAGCCTGTACCGGACCGTCTAACCGAACAACCTAGCCTCGAGGATCGAATACCGGATCTTGTTGACACTTTCAATGAAGTCACGGTGAAAACCGAGGGCAAATCCGGCCTGTTCAGCAGAAAACTCAATTACCAAGGGTTATCCGCCGTTAGCATCCGTTTTTTAAAAAGAATTAAAGGCAGCTTGGATTAA